From the genome of Danio aesculapii chromosome 16, fDanAes4.1, whole genome shotgun sequence, one region includes:
- the ywhabl gene encoding tyrosine 3-monooxygenase/tryptophan 5-monooxygenase activation protein, beta polypeptide like, with protein sequence MDKSELVQKAKLAEQAERYDDMAAAMKAVTEGDIELSNEERNLLSVAYKNVVGARRSSWRVVSSIEQKMEGSDKKQQMVKEYREKIEKELKEICNDVLVLLDKYLIPKATPAESKVFYLKMKGDYFRYLAEVAVGEEKNAIIGNSQEAYKDAFEISKAEMQPTHPIRLGLALNFSVFYYEILNSPEQACKLAKTAFDEAIAELDSLNEESYKDSTLIMQLLRDNLTLWTSDNQGEGEDAEEGREN encoded by the exons ATGGACAAGAGCGAGCTAGTGCAAAAAGCCAAGCTGGCCGAGCAGGCAGAGCGCTACGACGACATGGCAGCCGCTATGAAGGCTGTCACTGAGGGTGACATTGAACTGTCGAACGAGGAGCGCAACCTGCTCTCGGTGGCCTACAAGAACGTGGTGGGTGCCCGTCGCTCATCCTGGAGGGTTGTCTCCAGTATCGAGCAGAAGATGGAGGGCAGTGACAAGAAGCAGCAAATGGTCAAGGAATATCGGGAAAAGATCGAGAAGGAGCTGAAGGAGATCTGCAATGACGTACTG GTTCTTCTGGACAAGTATCTCATCCCCAAAGCGACCCCAGCTGAAAGTAAAGTCTTCTATCTGAAAATGAAAGGCGATTACTTTCGCTACTTAGCAGAGGTGGCTGTGGGAGAGGAGAAAAACG CTATCATTGGCAATTCGCAGGAGGCCTACAAGGATGCGTTTGAAATCAGTAAGGCAGAGATGCAGCCCACACACCCCATTCGTCTGGGTCTCGCTCTCAATTTCTCCGTATTCTACTATGAGATTCTCAACTCGCCCGAACAGGCCTGCAAGCTCGCCAAAACA GCTTTTGATGAGGCCATCGCAGAGCTCGATTCACTGAATGAAGAATCCTACAAAGACAGCACATTGATCATGCAGCTACTGCGGGACAACTTGACA